The Dendropsophus ebraccatus isolate aDenEbr1 unplaced genomic scaffold, aDenEbr1.pat pat_scaffold_849_ctg1, whole genome shotgun sequence genome has a window encoding:
- the LOC138780796 gene encoding LOW QUALITY PROTEIN: pre-mRNA-processing factor 6-like (The sequence of the model RefSeq protein was modified relative to this genomic sequence to represent the inferred CDS: inserted 2 bases in 2 codons; substituted 1 base at 1 genomic stop codon), with product MAASSSSGSGPGPSGGGNPGGASGLTASITGTMNKKKKPFLGMPAPLGYVPGLGRGATGFTTRSDIGPARDANDPVDDRHAPPGKRTVGDQMKKNQADDDDEDLNDTNYDEFNGYAGSLFSSGPYEKDDEEADAIYAALDKRMDERRKERREQREKEEIEKYRMERPKIQQQFSDLKRKLAEVTEEEWLSIPEVGDARNKRQRNPRHEKLTPVPDSFFAKHLQTGENHTSVDPRQTQFGGLNTPFPGGLNTPYPGGMTPGLMTPGSGDLDMRKIGQARNTLMDMRLSQVSDSVSGQTVVDPKGYLTDLNSMIPTHGGDINDIKKARLLLKSVRETNPHHPPAWIASARLEEVTGKLQVARNLIMKGTEMCPKSEDVWLEAARLQPGDTAKAVVAQAICHLPQSVRIYIRAAELETDLRAKKRVYGRVTLEHVPNSVRLWKAAVELEEPEDARIMLSRAVECCPTSVELWLALARLETYENARKVLNKARENIPTDRHIWITAAKLEEANGNTQMVEKIVDRAITSLRANGVEINREQWIQDAEECDKAGSVVTCQAVVRAVIGIGIEEEDRKHTWMEDADSCVSHGALECARAIYAHALQVFPSKKSVWLRAAYFEKNHGTRESLETLLQRAVAHCPKAEVLWLMGAKSKWLAGDVPAARSILALAFQANPNSEEIWLAAVKLESENNEYERARRLLAKARSSAATARVFMKSVKLEWVLGNIEAALELCEEALGHYEDFPKLWMMKGQIEEQRQQIEQAREAYNQGXGRMQLKKCPHSVPLWLLLSRLEENVGQLTRARAILEKSRLKNPRVPELWLESVRLEFRAGXKNIANTLMAKALQECPNSGILWAEAIFLEARPQRKTKSVDALKKCEHDPHVLLAVAKLFWSERKISKARDWFHRTVKIDSDLGDAWATFYKFELQHGTEEQQEEIRKRCENVEPRHGELWCAVSKDIRNXQQKLGEILTLVASKIKNTF from the exons ATGGCGGCCTCCTCGTCCTCGGGAAGCGGCCCCGGGCCCTCAGGAGGCGGGAACCCCGGTGGAGCCTCGGGACTGACCGCGTCCATTACCGGCACCATGAACAAGAAGAAGAAGCCGTTCCTGGGCATGCCGGCCCCGCTGGGTTATGTGCCGGGTCTGGGCAGAGG TGCTACAGGTTTCACCACCCGTTCGGATATCGGTCCGGCCCGTGATGCCAATGACCCAGTGGATGACCGCCATGCACCTCCAGGGAAGAGAACAGTGGGCGATCAAATGAAGAAGAATCAagcggatgatgatgatgaagatctGAATGACACCAATTACGATGAG TTTAATGGCTACGCTGGAAGCTTGTTCTCCAGTGGTCCTTATGAGAAGGACGATGAGGAAGCTGATGCCATTTATGCTGCCCTGGACAAGCGAATGGATgagaggaggaaggaaagaag agagcagagagagaaagaggaaatAGAGAAGTACCGTATGGAAAGGCCCAAAATCCAGCAGCAGTTTTCTGATTTAAAG AGAAAACTAGCTGAAGTGACAGAGGAGGAGTGGCTGAGCATCCCAGAGGTCGGAGATGCCCGCAATAAGCGTCAAAGAAATCCTCGCCATGAGAAATTGACCCCAGTCCCCGACAGTTTCTTCGCCAAGCACTTACAGACAGGAGAGAATCACACATCTGTTGATCCACGGCAGACA CAATTTGGAGGATTGAATACTCCATTCCCAGGAGGACTAAATACCCCATACCCCGGAGGAATGACCCCTGGGCTCATGACACCTGGTTCTGGAGATCTGGACATGAGGAAAATTGGTCAGGCCAGAAACACTCTGATGGACATGAGGCTGAGCCAG GTTTCCGATTCTGTCAGTGGTCAGACAGTGGTGGATCCCAAAGGTTACCTGACTGATTTGAACTCCATGATCCCAACACATGGGGGAGACATCAA TGATATTAAGAAAGCTCGTCTGCTTCTAAAGTCTGTACGAGAGACTAACCCTCATCATCCACCAGCCTGGATTGCCTCTGCTCGTCTTGAAGAAGTTACAGGCAAATTGCAAGTGGCCAGGAACCTCATCATGAAAGGCACGGAGATGTGTCCCAAG aGTGAAGATGTCTGGTTGGAGGCCGCTCGGCTTCAGCCTGGAGACACAGCCAAAGCCGTGGTGGCTCAGGCCATCTGTCATCTTCCACAGTCTGTCAGGATCTATATCCGAGCTGCAGAGCTGGAAACTGATCTCCGAGCTAAAAAACGGGTTTACGGAAGGGTAA CACTTGAACATGTACCGAATTCTGTGCGTCTGTGGAAAGCAGCCGTCGAGCTGGAGGAGCCAGAGGATGCTCGTATCATGTTGAGTCGTGCTGTGGAGTGCTGCCCCACCAGTGTGGAG TTGTGGTTGGCCCTCGCCAGACTTGAGACCTATGAGAATGCCCGTAAAGTTTTGAACAAGGCACGTGAGAATATTCCCACTGACAGACACATCTGGATTACAGCTGCCAAACTGGAAGAAGCCAATGGGAACACTCAGATGGTGGAGAAGATTGTAGACAGAGCCATCACCTCTCTGAGAGCCAATGGAGTGGAGATTAATCGGGAGCAGTGGATACAG GATGCAGAGGAGTGTGACAAAGCTGGCAGTGTGGTGACGTGCCAGGCAGTAGTGAGAGCAGTTATTGGTATTGGCATAGAAGAGGAGGATCGGAAGCACACATGGATGGAGGATGCCGATAGT TGTGTCTCTCATGGCGCTCTGGAGTGTGCCCGAGCCATCTATGCTCATGCCCTTCAAGTTTTTCCCAGCAAGAAAAGTGTGTGGCTCAGAGCAGCTTACTTCGAAAAGAACCACGGTACAAG GGAGTCACTGGAGACCCTCTTGCAGAGAGCAGTTGCCCACTGTCCTAAGGCTGAAGTTCTGTGGCTGATGGGTGCAAAGTCCAAGTGGCTAGCAGGCGATGTACCGGCTGCTAGGAGTATTCTTGCACTTGCTTTCCAG GCTAACCCCAACAGTGAGGAGATCTGGTTGGCAGCCGTCAAGTTGGAGTCTGAAAATAATGAGTATGAGAGAGCTCGAAGGCTGCTGGCAAAGGCTCGGAGCAGTGCCGCTACTGCTAGG GTCTTCATGAAATCTGTTAAGCTGGAGTGGGTGTTGGGGAACATTGAAGCTGCTTTGGAGCTGTGCGAGGAGGCCCTGGGTCACTATGAAGATTTCCCCAAACTCTGGATGATGAAGGGGCAAATTgaagagcaacggcagcagattgaGCAGGCCAGAGAGGCCTATAACCAGGGGTAAGGGCGAATGCAA ctgAAGAAATGTCCTCATTCAGTCCCCCTTTGGCTATTGCTCTCCAGGCTGGAGGAAAACGTTGGGCAGCTGACCAGGGCAAGAGCTATCCTGGAGAAGTCCCGTCTAAAAAATCCCAGGGTCCCTGAGTTATG GTTGGAGTCCGTGCGACTGGAGTTCAGAGCTG TTAAAAATATTGCAAATACCCTAATGGCAAAGGCTTTGCAGGAATGTCCCAATTCAG GTATCCTGTGGGCTGAAGCAATATTCTTAGAAGCCAGACCTCAACGGAAGACAAAGAGTGTAGATGCCCTCAAGAAATGTGAACATGACCCACATGTGCTGCTAGCAGTTGCCAA ACTGTTCTGGAGTGAACGGAAAATTTCTAAGGCTCGGGACTGGTTCCACCGCACTGTGAAGATTGATTCTGATCTCGGTGATGCCTGGGCCACTTTCTATAAATTTGAGCTGCAGCATGGTACAGAG gagcagcaggaggagatcaGAAAGAGATGCGAGAATGTTGAGCCACGGCATGGAGAGCTATGGTGTGCCGTATCCAAAGACATCAGGA TGCAGCAGAAGCTTGGAGAAATTCTCACCTTAGTGGCATCTAAAATCAAGAATACATTCTAA
- the LOC138780795 gene encoding proline-rich protein 29-like, translating to MFQPYPADSPYYTSSGIQIIPSAVPHQPTIIQQLPTDFTPPLSHPIRYGRAKEDLIELMMIQNAQMHQVIMNNMTMSALSSFGYGSTPPPPPPVPSIMPVQIEDDEPMVYHHHYESYPASYPTYPTYPTLPPMAPVPHREPTVRHIGQDTLPITPARHVDLPAVPPPPPLSATGTVGADIPPASEYYDLTEARM from the exons ATGTTCCAGCCATATCCTGCGGACTCTCCATACTATACCAGCTCTGGAATACAGATCATCCCTTCTGCA GTTCCTCATCAGCCGACTATCATCCAACAGCTTCCAACAGATTTCACGCCTCCTCTGTCTCATCCGATCCGATATGGTCGTGCTAAAGAAG ATTTGATAGAGCTGATGATGATCCAGAATGCCCAGATGCATCAGGTTATAATGAACAACATGACAATGTCGGCTCTCTCCAGCTTTGGATATGGTTccacgccaccaccaccaccacctgtg CCAAGCATAATGCCAGTACAAATAGAAGATGATGAACCAATGGTCTACCACCATCATTATGAGTCGTACCCAGCCAGCTATCCGACATACCCAACATACCCCACTCTGCCTCCTATGGCCCCTGTGCCTCACCGTGAACCAACCGTCAGACACATCGGCCAAGACACACTGCCGATCACACCTGCACGCCACGTGGACCT ACCGGCagtgccaccaccaccaccgctgaGTGCCACCGGCACGGTAGGAGCAGACATCCCTCCAGCTTCAG AATATTATGACCTGACCGAAGCAAGAATGTGA